One Dialister invisus DSM 15470 genomic region harbors:
- a CDS encoding ATP-binding cassette domain-containing protein, with the protein MADGYVVEAAGVTKRFRDSRGGALLTAVDCLDIRAARGKMTALIGPDGAGKTTFLRMVCGLMFPTEGILSVLGISVADKPADVQRRLGYMPQRFGLYEDLTCMENMNLYTDLHGISAEERKERFEKLFHMTGLAPFAQRLAGKLSGGMKQKLGLACTLVRTPELLILDEPTAGVDPLSRRELWEILKDLVKGGHISVLVSTAYMEEAELCDEVYILNKGKVLDRGTPEELRKETEGRCRMAKTPEGIPPRVLQAAFLDDRESVEDAVPEKGNVRFVLKEGVPLERIKAFSCYPRLETEGVPSRLEDSFMCCLGKLERKESPLEGFELDYKEPAHISGKVDIEVKNLVRRFGDFTAVDNTSFQVHEGEIFGLLGPNGAGKSTTFKMLCGLLPASSGELSVAGVNLRTARAAARANVGYVAQKFSLYGMLTVRENLEFFGGAYGLPRQKIKERIKEVLSQFGLSGAEDRMAGDLPGGYKQRLSMAAALLHEPKILFLDEPTSGIDPPARRIFWRQITALAAKGTTVIITTHFMDEAEYCDRIMIQDQGKMLILGTPEEVRNRGGKNLTMNEAFIAIVENSRREEEL; encoded by the coding sequence GTGGCTGACGGATATGTGGTGGAAGCGGCCGGTGTGACGAAACGGTTCAGGGATTCCCGCGGGGGAGCACTGTTGACTGCCGTGGACTGTCTGGATATACGGGCGGCGCGGGGGAAGATGACAGCGCTTATCGGGCCAGACGGCGCGGGGAAGACGACATTCCTTCGCATGGTCTGCGGGCTGATGTTTCCTACTGAAGGGATTCTTTCTGTACTTGGCATTTCTGTGGCGGACAAACCTGCAGATGTGCAGAGGCGTCTTGGATACATGCCCCAGAGGTTTGGGCTCTATGAGGATCTGACGTGTATGGAAAATATGAATCTTTACACTGATCTTCATGGGATTTCGGCAGAGGAACGGAAAGAACGGTTTGAAAAATTATTTCATATGACCGGTCTTGCACCGTTTGCACAACGTCTTGCGGGAAAGCTGTCAGGCGGCATGAAGCAGAAACTGGGACTGGCGTGTACTCTCGTGCGGACACCGGAGCTGCTTATTCTTGACGAACCGACAGCAGGCGTCGATCCTCTTTCCCGACGGGAGCTTTGGGAAATATTGAAAGACCTTGTGAAGGGCGGGCATATTTCCGTCCTTGTATCCACAGCCTACATGGAAGAGGCGGAGCTTTGTGACGAGGTATACATCCTGAATAAAGGGAAAGTTCTTGACAGGGGCACGCCGGAGGAGCTGAGGAAGGAAACGGAAGGCCGCTGCCGGATGGCGAAAACGCCGGAAGGGATACCGCCCCGCGTGCTTCAGGCTGCATTTCTGGATGATCGGGAGTCTGTGGAGGATGCCGTTCCCGAAAAGGGGAATGTACGGTTCGTTTTAAAGGAAGGGGTGCCGCTTGAACGGATAAAAGCGTTTTCCTGTTATCCCCGTTTGGAAACGGAAGGAGTGCCGTCCCGTCTGGAAGACAGTTTTATGTGCTGTCTTGGGAAATTGGAAAGAAAAGAAAGTCCTCTTGAAGGATTTGAACTGGATTATAAAGAACCGGCACATATTTCCGGCAAAGTGGATATTGAAGTGAAAAATCTGGTGCGCCGGTTTGGTGATTTCACCGCTGTGGACAATACATCATTTCAGGTTCATGAGGGAGAAATCTTCGGGCTTTTGGGGCCGAACGGCGCAGGCAAGTCGACAACGTTTAAAATGCTCTGCGGACTTCTTCCCGCCAGCAGCGGCGAATTGTCGGTGGCAGGGGTAAACTTGCGGACAGCACGGGCGGCGGCTCGGGCCAATGTGGGATATGTGGCGCAGAAATTTTCTCTCTACGGTATGCTTACTGTCCGGGAAAATCTGGAATTTTTCGGAGGCGCTTACGGACTGCCCCGGCAGAAAATAAAAGAAAGGATAAAAGAGGTCCTTTCCCAGTTTGGTCTCAGCGGCGCAGAAGACAGGATGGCCGGCGATCTGCCCGGCGGGTACAAACAGCGCCTGTCCATGGCGGCGGCTCTTCTTCATGAACCGAAAATATTATTTCTCGATGAACCGACAAGCGGCATTGATCCCCCTGCCCGTCGGATTTTCTGGCGGCAGATAACAGCGCTGGCCGCAAAGGGAACGACAGTGATCATCACGACGCATTTTATGGACGAGGCGGAATACTGCGACCGCATCATGATACAGGATCAGGGAAAGATGCTTATTCTTGGAACGCCCGAGGAAGTACGGAACAGGGGCGGGAAAAATCTCACCATGAATGAAGCGTTTATTGCCATTGTGGAAAACAGCCGGAGAGAGGAGGAGTTATGA
- a CDS encoding ABC transporter permease yields MMEHIMLYIRRILFMVRKEMLTTLKDPKSRIILIMPVIIQSLLFGYVASYNLDSVDYAVLDLSRSRCSEELIAELDGSGIFKRVATLGSTSQIARFIDGRKAGVVLVIGHDFADKITAGETAPVQVVTDGRNTMTSSIASGYISAVAAAYNSRLHGGHQLLHIDPVAWYNPNLISRWGFLASLLPMVSLTQVMILAGLSVARERENGTFDQLMVTPLLPMEILIGKAVPPLLIGMLQSFIVLSIAVVWFKVALVGSLFTLALVMAVFLLSCVGIGLSISAVAKNMQQVIVYNFVVLLPIMLLSGMATPVRNMPTVLQYFTYINPMRFAIDGVRRVYIEGASLSMIAYDFIPMLIVAAVTMPLAAWMFRHKLG; encoded by the coding sequence ATGATGGAACATATTATGCTTTACATCCGCCGCATCCTTTTCATGGTACGGAAAGAAATGCTGACCACCCTGAAAGATCCGAAAAGCCGCATTATCCTTATTATGCCTGTCATTATCCAGTCCCTGCTTTTCGGTTATGTGGCATCGTATAATCTGGACAGCGTGGATTATGCCGTCCTTGATTTAAGCAGGAGCCGCTGCTCCGAAGAATTGATTGCCGAATTGGACGGAAGCGGGATATTTAAACGGGTGGCGACACTTGGGAGCACATCGCAGATCGCCCGATTCATCGACGGGCGGAAAGCAGGCGTCGTCCTTGTCATCGGTCATGATTTTGCAGATAAGATAACCGCGGGGGAAACCGCGCCTGTCCAGGTAGTCACCGACGGAAGGAATACGATGACATCGAGCATTGCATCAGGATATATTTCCGCGGTGGCAGCGGCATATAACAGCCGGCTTCACGGCGGTCATCAGCTTCTCCATATAGACCCGGTAGCATGGTATAATCCGAACCTGATTTCCCGATGGGGGTTCCTCGCGTCGCTCCTTCCCATGGTCAGCCTGACACAGGTAATGATCCTTGCGGGGCTGTCCGTGGCGAGGGAAAGGGAAAACGGTACTTTTGACCAGCTCATGGTGACGCCGCTCCTTCCCATGGAAATACTCATCGGCAAAGCGGTACCGCCGCTCCTTATCGGTATGCTCCAGTCTTTCATCGTACTGTCGATTGCTGTCGTATGGTTTAAAGTGGCCCTCGTGGGTTCCCTCTTTACCCTCGCCCTTGTCATGGCGGTATTTCTCCTTTCCTGTGTAGGAATCGGTCTTTCCATTTCTGCTGTCGCCAAAAATATGCAGCAGGTTATTGTGTACAACTTTGTGGTGCTTCTTCCCATCATGCTCCTGTCAGGCATGGCGACGCCTGTAAGGAATATGCCCACTGTGCTTCAGTATTTCACCTATATCAATCCCATGCGCTTTGCCATCGACGGCGTACGGCGCGTATATATCGAGGGGGCTTCTCTTTCCATGATTGCCTACGACTTCATTCCCATGCTTATCGTGGCGGCGGTGACAATGCCCCTTGCTGCATGGATGTTCAGACATAAATTAGGATAA
- a CDS encoding heavy metal translocating P-type ATPase yields MRQYTVTGMTCAACQSHVEKAVAEVPGVSSVAVALLTNSMAVDGTASNEEIIRAVENAGYGARLKGEEKKKSSASEKLAQEAEALADHETPKLKRRLIWSAVFLALLMYITMGHNMLGWPVPAFFDHNHLGLALTEMFLALIVMYVNKDFFLSGGKSLAHGAPNMDTLVALGSGVSFLWSLYVLYEMTYLLTHGTSNTDLMEIYHDRLYFESAAMIPALITVGKTLESLSKGRTTDALKSLMKMAPKTAAIEKDGQEVSVAIDEVQPGDIFVVRPGETIPVDGVIIEGAAAADESALTGESVPVDKAEGDTVKAATINRSGFIRARATRVGEDTTFSQIIRMVSDAAATKAPIARIADAVSAVFVPAVIGTAVLVMIVWTLLGAPVAKALEYAICVLVISCPCALGLATPVAIMVGSGVGAKNGILFKTSESLENAGKIQIVALDKTGTVTEGKPKVTGIYPAGHMTDDELLLLAYSLERKSEHPLARAVVEKAEERGMSPKETSGFRVLAGNGLAAVMDGDTIHGGSETYISTLADIPQDMTELSRALGGEGKTPIFFERNGIFLGIIAVADVIKKDSAQAVKELQHMGIEIIMLTGDNQRTADAIGKEAGVDRVIAGVLPDGKAAVIKNLQKRGRTAMVGDGINDAPALTGADIGIAIGAGTDVAVDSADIVLMNSRLTDVSAAIRLSRKTLKNIRENLFWAFAYNILLIPVAAGVYPMISINPMWSAAAMALSSVTVCLNALRLNLFKVHDSGKDKPLKKKALLPAEVPGAETGTAIEKKEAAGKERAAIISVEGMTCEICEHHVENALKKIKGVVEAKADHTTGKVKMTCSAAPDEETVKKAISEADYIYKGMVFPKEEMKMKETVKIEGMMCGHCEATVKKSLEAIDGVDRAEVSHETGTAVLTLSKEVADADVRKAVEDKDYKFVSIEK; encoded by the coding sequence ATGAGACAATATACGGTTACAGGCATGACCTGCGCAGCGTGCCAGTCCCATGTGGAAAAGGCAGTCGCTGAAGTGCCGGGGGTCTCTTCGGTGGCCGTGGCGCTCCTGACAAATTCCATGGCGGTCGACGGCACCGCATCAAACGAAGAAATCATCCGCGCCGTTGAAAACGCGGGGTACGGAGCGCGGCTCAAAGGTGAAGAAAAGAAAAAGAGCTCCGCTTCAGAAAAACTGGCACAGGAAGCGGAAGCCCTGGCCGACCATGAAACACCGAAGCTCAAAAGGCGCCTCATATGGTCTGCCGTATTTCTTGCGCTCCTCATGTATATCACCATGGGGCACAATATGCTCGGCTGGCCTGTTCCCGCATTTTTTGACCATAATCATCTGGGACTTGCTCTGACAGAAATGTTCCTTGCCCTTATCGTGATGTATGTCAATAAAGATTTCTTCCTTTCCGGCGGGAAATCCCTCGCCCATGGCGCGCCGAATATGGATACCCTCGTGGCGCTCGGCTCGGGAGTTTCCTTCCTCTGGTCGCTCTATGTTCTTTATGAGATGACCTACCTCCTTACGCATGGTACATCGAACACGGATCTCATGGAAATTTATCACGACCGGCTTTACTTTGAGTCCGCCGCCATGATTCCTGCTCTCATCACTGTAGGGAAAACACTGGAATCTCTATCCAAAGGCCGGACCACCGATGCTTTGAAAAGTCTGATGAAGATGGCGCCAAAAACGGCGGCCATTGAAAAAGACGGGCAGGAAGTATCCGTTGCCATCGACGAGGTGCAGCCGGGAGATATCTTTGTCGTAAGACCGGGAGAAACCATTCCCGTAGACGGCGTGATTATAGAAGGCGCGGCAGCGGCAGACGAATCCGCTCTTACGGGAGAATCCGTTCCGGTGGACAAAGCAGAAGGCGACACCGTGAAAGCTGCCACTATAAACCGTTCCGGATTCATCCGTGCCCGTGCCACCCGTGTGGGCGAAGACACGACCTTCTCACAGATCATCCGCATGGTCAGCGATGCGGCTGCTACAAAAGCGCCGATTGCAAGAATCGCTGATGCCGTGTCCGCCGTTTTCGTGCCTGCCGTCATCGGTACAGCCGTTCTCGTCATGATCGTGTGGACACTCCTCGGCGCGCCCGTGGCGAAAGCATTGGAATACGCCATCTGCGTTCTCGTCATTTCCTGTCCCTGTGCGCTGGGACTGGCAACGCCCGTTGCCATTATGGTCGGCAGCGGTGTAGGCGCGAAAAACGGCATTCTTTTCAAAACAAGCGAATCTCTTGAAAATGCGGGAAAAATACAGATTGTCGCGCTTGACAAGACCGGTACCGTTACGGAAGGGAAGCCGAAAGTTACCGGCATTTATCCTGCGGGACATATGACGGACGATGAACTTCTCCTTCTGGCGTATTCGCTGGAACGGAAATCCGAGCATCCCCTTGCCCGGGCCGTTGTGGAAAAGGCGGAAGAAAGAGGCATGAGTCCGAAAGAAACCTCCGGATTCCGGGTTCTTGCGGGAAACGGCCTTGCCGCCGTTATGGACGGGGACACGATTCACGGCGGGTCGGAAACCTATATTTCCACGCTGGCGGATATACCGCAGGATATGACAGAACTCTCCCGGGCATTGGGGGGGGAAGGAAAAACGCCGATTTTCTTTGAACGGAACGGGATCTTCTTGGGGATTATAGCCGTCGCCGATGTGATTAAGAAAGACTCCGCCCAAGCTGTTAAAGAACTGCAGCATATGGGGATTGAAATCATCATGCTCACAGGAGATAATCAGCGGACGGCAGACGCCATCGGGAAAGAAGCGGGTGTTGACCGTGTCATTGCAGGCGTCCTTCCTGACGGGAAAGCGGCTGTTATCAAAAATCTGCAGAAACGGGGCAGGACGGCCATGGTAGGGGACGGGATCAATGATGCACCCGCGCTTACCGGGGCGGATATCGGGATTGCCATCGGCGCAGGGACAGATGTAGCTGTCGACTCCGCCGACATCGTTCTTATGAATTCCAGGCTCACCGATGTTTCCGCTGCCATCCGATTAAGCAGGAAGACGCTGAAAAATATCCGTGAAAATTTATTTTGGGCCTTCGCATATAATATTCTGCTTATCCCCGTGGCGGCCGGCGTATATCCTATGATTTCCATAAATCCCATGTGGAGCGCGGCGGCGATGGCTCTTTCCAGTGTCACCGTCTGTCTGAATGCCCTTCGGCTGAATCTGTTTAAAGTCCATGACAGCGGGAAGGACAAGCCTCTGAAGAAGAAAGCGCTTCTGCCGGCGGAAGTGCCTGGTGCAGAAACCGGCACTGCTATAGAGAAGAAAGAGGCGGCAGGAAAGGAAAGGGCGGCTATTATTTCCGTAGAAGGCATGACCTGTGAAATATGCGAGCACCACGTGGAAAATGCGTTGAAGAAAATAAAAGGTGTTGTGGAAGCAAAAGCGGATCATACCACAGGAAAAGTAAAGATGACTTGCTCGGCCGCTCCTGATGAAGAAACCGTGAAGAAAGCAATTTCCGAAGCGGATTACATTTACAAAGGAATGGTATTTCCAAAGGAGGAAATGAAAATGAAAGAAACAGTAAAAATTGAAGGCATGATGTGCGGCCACTGCGAGGCGACAGTAAAGAAATCGCTGGAGGCCATTGACGGCGTGGATCGCGCGGAAGTGTCCCATGAAACGGGTACCGCCGTGCTCACTCTTTCCAAAGAAGTCGCTGATGCGGATGTACGGAAGGCTGTCGAAGACAAAGATTACAAATTCGTAAGCATCGAAAAATAA
- a CDS encoding TetR/AcrR family transcriptional regulator codes for MKENQKNGRRMDGRETEEKIIECAGQLIAEKGFASVTSKEICRAAGVNLAAVNYHFGSRDGLYLAVLENVQQYLVGLQQLIDLYESDLAPRQKMEKLIDFLAGNAFRKNEWQISVWVREVMNPSPMLEKIFQKEALPKISVIIKIFSEYTGYTADDPRLYSGIITLAAPFAVCLLGRHHSLRREMPVHIPIETMAENIKQLALANLENLKRNKR; via the coding sequence ATGAAAGAAAATCAGAAAAACGGGCGCCGTATGGACGGGCGGGAAACCGAAGAGAAAATCATCGAATGCGCGGGACAGCTCATTGCAGAGAAAGGATTCGCTTCCGTGACAAGCAAAGAAATATGCCGGGCAGCAGGTGTGAATCTGGCGGCGGTCAATTACCATTTTGGAAGCCGTGACGGACTCTATCTTGCCGTATTGGAAAACGTCCAGCAGTACCTTGTCGGGCTGCAGCAGCTGATCGACCTGTATGAGTCGGATCTGGCACCGCGGCAAAAAATGGAAAAACTTATTGACTTTCTGGCAGGAAATGCCTTCCGAAAAAATGAATGGCAGATCAGCGTGTGGGTACGGGAAGTGATGAATCCTTCTCCCATGCTGGAAAAAATATTTCAAAAAGAAGCGCTCCCGAAAATCTCCGTCATCATAAAAATATTTTCAGAATACACAGGCTATACCGCCGATGATCCCCGGCTGTACAGCGGGATTATTACCCTTGCCGCGCCTTTTGCCGTGTGCCTCCTCGGACGGCACCATTCCCTGCGCAGGGAAATGCCTGTCCATATACCGATAGAAACCATGGCGGAAAATATCAAACAGCTGGCTCTTGCCAATTTGGAAAATTTAAAAAGGAATAAAAGATGA
- a CDS encoding efflux RND transporter periplasmic adaptor subunit, whose product MEWLGRNRKSVIIAVVLVIAFAAGYFFYKSRNAEQGRLILYGNVDIRQISLAFNSNGRIEEMLKEEGDAVKAGDVLARLDTRPLELAIAQKKAVIAQQEAVVAKLHNGSRPEEITQAAAQVESLAAAENNARAYYRRMASLLADGAVSRQSADDAEARWKAAAANLENAKAALSLANKGPRDEDIAAAEAQLSALKAGLENDLYNLSQATLVAPQDGVIRSRLMETGDMASAARPVYLIGLSDPKWIRAYVPESRLGELREGMEADVYVDSFPNEAVKGKVGYISDTAEFTPKSVQTEELRTSLLYEVRIFVDDEENRLRMGMPATVKF is encoded by the coding sequence ATGGAATGGCTGGGGCGGAACAGGAAATCGGTCATCATTGCCGTGGTTTTGGTGATCGCTTTTGCTGCGGGATATTTCTTTTATAAGAGCAGGAATGCGGAACAGGGAAGACTGATCCTTTACGGAAATGTAGATATTCGTCAGATTTCTCTTGCTTTCAACAGCAATGGGCGGATCGAGGAAATGCTGAAAGAGGAAGGCGATGCGGTGAAGGCAGGCGATGTGCTGGCGAGGCTGGATACCCGCCCGCTGGAGCTGGCGATTGCCCAAAAGAAGGCGGTGATTGCCCAGCAGGAAGCGGTGGTGGCAAAGCTGCACAACGGTTCCCGTCCGGAAGAAATTACCCAGGCGGCAGCGCAGGTGGAATCTCTGGCGGCCGCGGAAAATAATGCCCGCGCTTACTACCGGCGTATGGCATCGCTTCTTGCCGACGGTGCGGTAAGCAGGCAAAGTGCCGATGATGCGGAAGCACGATGGAAAGCGGCGGCTGCCAATTTGGAAAATGCGAAGGCTGCATTGTCTTTGGCAAACAAAGGGCCCCGTGATGAAGATATCGCGGCGGCGGAAGCGCAGCTTTCCGCTTTGAAAGCAGGTCTTGAAAATGATCTGTACAATTTGAGCCAGGCAACGCTTGTCGCGCCGCAGGACGGCGTGATCCGTTCCCGCTTGATGGAAACGGGGGATATGGCATCTGCTGCGAGGCCGGTGTATCTTATCGGTCTGTCCGATCCGAAATGGATCCGTGCGTATGTGCCTGAAAGCCGTCTTGGCGAGTTACGGGAAGGTATGGAAGCGGATGTTTATGTGGACAGTTTCCCGAATGAAGCGGTTAAGGGAAAAGTGGGATATATTTCCGATACAGCGGAGTTCACGCCAAAATCTGTACAGACGGAGGAACTCAGGACATCGCTCCTTTATGAAGTGCGCATTTTTGTGGATGACGAAGAGAATCGCCTCCGCATGGGAATGCCGGCAACGGTGAAGTTTTGA
- a CDS encoding GIY-YIG nuclease family protein: MKRGKRLILYLMDGDPTDRIKCKLDNRTSIAYKIPRTSIDKCKNIPHLEQSGIYFLFGTDHELNDIVYVGQACVRKNKNGVLSRILEPHDTIDWNEAIIFTTTDHSFGLTEISYLEHRFYNIITDAKRYTVVNINNPTEGDPVEEIKSAMEDHIDDARIIFPALGHKLFEPITKPESKEDPDNEPLLHMEYNGYKATGKRTNEGFVILKGSAVNPNLNKSCPANVIRFREKYGNQIDKATCTLTETILLSSPSAAAGFIGGCSLSGNILWKDEKGTSLKKLEQSSLSQKQVLL, encoded by the coding sequence ATGAAAAGAGGAAAACGACTTATACTGTACCTGATGGACGGAGATCCTACCGACAGAATAAAATGCAAATTAGATAATCGGACAAGCATTGCCTACAAAATTCCTCGAACATCCATAGATAAATGTAAAAATATTCCTCATCTTGAACAAAGCGGTATCTATTTCCTTTTTGGCACAGATCACGAATTGAACGACATCGTTTATGTGGGACAGGCCTGTGTACGAAAAAACAAGAATGGAGTTCTGTCCCGTATACTTGAACCCCATGATACTATCGACTGGAATGAAGCTATTATTTTCACCACCACAGACCACTCTTTCGGGTTAACGGAAATAAGTTATCTTGAACATCGCTTCTACAACATTATCACCGACGCCAAACGCTATACTGTTGTAAACATCAATAATCCCACCGAAGGAGATCCCGTCGAAGAAATAAAAAGCGCCATGGAAGACCATATCGATGACGCAAGAATTATCTTCCCTGCGTTAGGGCATAAACTTTTTGAACCAATTACCAAGCCAGAATCCAAAGAAGATCCCGATAATGAACCATTACTGCACATGGAATATAATGGATATAAAGCAACTGGCAAACGAACCAATGAAGGTTTTGTCATCCTTAAAGGCAGCGCTGTCAATCCAAATTTAAATAAAAGCTGTCCTGCCAATGTCATCAGATTTCGTGAAAAATATGGAAACCAAATTGATAAAGCCACCTGTACTCTCACAGAAACCATTCTTTTAAGCAGTCCCAGCGCCGCCGCAGGTTTTATTGGCGGTTGTTCTTTAAGCGGAAATATCTTATGGAAAGATGAAAAAGGTACTTCACTAAAAAAACTGGAACAGTCTTCTCTTTCGCAGAAGCAGGTTTTGTTATAA
- a CDS encoding metal-sensing transcriptional repressor gives MEAKETKQITGMETEEACCRTERTPAEQKKLLIRLKTVEGQIRGIQKMVEADAYCPDILMQVSAVSNALNSFNKLLLASHIRGCVSDDIREGRDGKVDELCTMLQKLMK, from the coding sequence ATGGAAGCGAAGGAGACAAAACAGATAACCGGTATGGAAACAGAGGAAGCCTGCTGCCGTACGGAACGGACACCGGCAGAACAAAAGAAACTGCTTATCCGCCTTAAGACGGTGGAAGGGCAGATCAGGGGCATACAGAAAATGGTGGAAGCTGACGCATACTGCCCAGATATCCTCATGCAGGTATCAGCCGTATCCAATGCGCTGAATTCTTTTAACAAACTGCTTCTGGCATCCCATATCCGAGGCTGCGTTTCCGATGATATCCGCGAAGGACGGGACGGAAAAGTGGATGAGCTCTGCACCATGCTCCAAAAACTGATGAAATAA
- a CDS encoding ABC transporter permease translates to MMETFRRISSLVRKEYNQLIRDRSSLVIGIVIPIMLILLIGYGLSLDVKNVPVAVVMEDASPTVQDMLSFMDGSDYFDPRYTTSMKEGTEMMNRREVDAIIRVPPNFTENLSRGGSHVQIILWGVDAASARTAESYLEAGLASWQAANASKYMTVSDGLGFVSVTPRQWFNDANTSTWFFIPGLVVLIMTLVGLFLTTMVMAREWERGTLEALFITPVRPIEILLSKMIPYFGIAAIGFWLCMAAARYLYGVPVHGSFLMILLGSVIYLIVTLGMGLTISSVIKNQFFACQVSMLVSTLPTVMLSGFIFDLRSAPAVVYAVGHVLPATYYMELLKSLFLAGNDWALIRENCLILGGYAVFFTGLSCVVTKKRLE, encoded by the coding sequence ATGATGGAGACCTTCCGCCGTATTTCTTCATTGGTGAGAAAGGAATATAACCAGCTTATCCGTGACCGCAGCAGTCTGGTGATCGGAATCGTTATTCCCATCATGCTCATTCTTCTTATCGGGTACGGCCTGTCGCTGGATGTGAAAAATGTGCCTGTGGCGGTGGTCATGGAAGATGCATCACCCACGGTGCAGGATATGCTTTCTTTTATGGACGGCTCCGACTATTTTGATCCCCGCTATACCACGTCCATGAAAGAAGGTACGGAAATGATGAACCGGCGGGAAGTGGACGCCATAATCCGTGTGCCGCCGAATTTCACGGAAAATCTTTCTCGGGGCGGCAGCCATGTGCAGATTATTCTCTGGGGCGTGGACGCGGCTTCCGCACGGACGGCAGAATCTTATCTTGAGGCAGGCCTTGCTTCATGGCAGGCGGCCAATGCGTCAAAGTACATGACCGTATCCGACGGCCTCGGTTTCGTATCCGTCACGCCGCGGCAGTGGTTCAATGACGCCAATACAAGTACGTGGTTCTTTATTCCCGGGCTGGTGGTGCTCATCATGACGCTTGTCGGCCTGTTCCTGACTACAATGGTCATGGCGCGGGAATGGGAAAGGGGCACGCTGGAAGCCCTTTTCATCACGCCGGTGAGACCGATAGAAATACTTCTTTCGAAAATGATCCCTTACTTCGGCATTGCCGCAATCGGCTTCTGGCTCTGCATGGCGGCGGCGCGTTACTTATACGGCGTGCCTGTGCACGGTTCATTCTTAATGATCCTTCTGGGATCCGTTATTTACCTCATCGTGACGCTGGGTATGGGACTTACGATTTCGTCGGTGATCAAAAACCAGTTCTTTGCGTGCCAGGTGTCTATGCTGGTGAGTACGCTTCCTACGGTTATGCTGTCAGGATTTATTTTCGATCTGCGAAGCGCGCCTGCCGTGGTCTATGCCGTGGGGCATGTCCTTCCTGCTACATACTACATGGAACTTTTGAAGTCGCTCTTCCTTGCGGGAAATGACTGGGCGCTTATCAGGGAGAACTGTCTGATCTTAGGGGGATACGCTGTGTTCTTTACGGGACTTTCCTGCGTGGTAACGAAAAAGAGGCTGGAATGA
- the bcp gene encoding thioredoxin-dependent thiol peroxidase — translation MADLTVGKKAPLFTLPSDGGQDISLSDYKGGKVILYFYPKDNTSGCTLEAQAFRANLEEFKKRGYSVLGVSRDSVKKHCNFRDKYELNFPLLSDEKETVCNLYGVMKEKSMYGKKYMGIERSTFIIDEKGVLVKEYRNVKAASHVNDLLRDLP, via the coding sequence ATGGCAGATCTTACGGTGGGCAAAAAAGCGCCCCTATTCACACTTCCGTCTGACGGCGGACAGGATATTTCCCTTTCCGATTACAAGGGCGGGAAGGTGATTCTTTATTTCTATCCGAAAGATAATACTTCCGGGTGCACGCTGGAAGCGCAGGCATTCCGCGCCAATCTGGAAGAATTTAAGAAGCGGGGTTATTCCGTACTTGGCGTGAGCCGCGACAGCGTGAAAAAGCACTGCAATTTCCGCGACAAGTATGAACTTAATTTCCCTCTCCTTTCTGATGAAAAGGAAACGGTGTGCAATTTGTACGGCGTCATGAAAGAAAAGAGCATGTACGGGAAAAAATACATGGGCATCGAGCGCTCCACATTCATCATTGATGAAAAAGGCGTATTGGTAAAAGAATACAGGAACGTGAAAGCTGCTTCTCATGTAAACGATCTGCTGAGAGATCTGCCATAG